The following coding sequences are from one Heptranchias perlo isolate sHepPer1 unplaced genomic scaffold, sHepPer1.hap1 HAP1_SCAFFOLD_49, whole genome shotgun sequence window:
- the LOC137313912 gene encoding NACHT, LRR and PYD domains-containing protein 3-like: MMKVEKASEAGFCATTQTLGEGSLRPTQVQYINLQKIHNEHKETLRKQCEKLIVEPGDNEGIVSLDRYTDLKIISSPRQRSLLEHELLSRGAEHEKWQKLNVQQLLEKIRIDQLFRSSFGRTSLCGTSVVTGVAGIGKTTMVQKIVHDWAAGKIYQQFNFVFLFKFRELNVKGKRTSLNRMVLDSYPYFQKHLQNVWEEPNNILIIFDGLDEFEETIDFTDQHRNAATEYKCFDPECRCEVSDIVRCLVQGKVLKGCSVLITSRPIGLELLDQAKVDLWVEILGFFEEERGEYFRRFFGNQELADEVFAYVKQNDILYTLCFNPCYCRIICSTLEPLFKRGKGFEAPLPKTVSDLFSNYIASLLNRWGCSVENRGVLLQKIGAMAYEGVCKKKLVFYADDFRRHHLEPSQFTSGFMMEILDEDPSSKAAVHTFPHLTIQEFLAALSFLLKSPPEGIKTILNKAYGNSGGRFEIFLRFLIGLSSSSSAQQLQEKLGLFLESSTLQVKDWLKAQLEEDFKNVHSEWRKRKLLNTFYLLYESQDRKLMREIIGSKNTTDFSGVPLNLMDCRVLATVLEPCEMIEELNLVYCGIEDDQIQRILPVLHKCKTLSYFKTANPDSELKHHHQQSAGKQSSRGFTPYLTVLHLIQGKPSSGRFTPYRTVLHLILIKQSSRRFTPYLTASSLIQLSTSTATFRDLLTDNNLKDSGVIRLWEALEKPDCKIETLELNNNRLTDVCIEGLCSALEGNQSLSALDLNSDVNIRERANCFTFSSFSQLENLVAQRKNLKLIR, encoded by the exons ATGATGAAAGTAGAAAAAGCAAGTGAAGCTGGATTTTGTGCTACAACACAGACGCTGGGAGAGGGATCTTTAAGACCGACACAGGTACAGTACATAAATCTACAGA AGATTCACAATGAACATAAAGAAACTCTCCGCAAACAATGTGAGAAGCTGATCGTGGAACCTGGTGACAATGAAGGGATCGTTTCACTTGACAGATACACAGATTTGAAAATTATTTCTTCTCCTCGTCAACGCTCGCTTCTAGAACATGAATTGTTGTCTCGAGGCGCAGAGCACGAAAAGTGGCAAAAGCTGAACGTTCAACAACTGCTGGAGAAAATTCGGATCGATCAATTATTTAGAAGTAGTTTCGGTCGAACGAGCCTGTGTGGAACCTCAGTGGTAACAGGTGTTGCCGGAATCGGTAAAACCACCATGGTGCAGAAGATTGTCCATGACTGGGCCGCAGGCAAAATATATCAACAGTTCAACTttgtatttctttttaaatttcggGAATTGAATGTTAAAGGAAAGAGGACAAGTCTGAACCGAATGGTTCTGGATTCATATCCTTATTTTCAGAAGCACCTTCAGAATGTTTGGGAAGAACCAAATAACATATTGATAATATTTGATGGTTTGGATGAATTTGAAGAGACGATTGATTTCACTGATCAACACAGAAACGCGGCCACTGAGTACAAATGTTTCGATCCCGAGTGTCGTTGTGAAGTGTCTGATATTGTCCGGTGTCTGGTGCAGGGGAAAGTGCTGAAGGGCTGTTCGGTTCTGATTACGAGCCGACCCATTGGCCTGGAGTTATTGGATCAAGCTAAGGTCGATCTCTGGGTGGAGATCTTGGGgttctttgaggaagaaagaggagaataTTTTCGGAGATTTTTTGGAAACCAGGAATTAGCAGACGAAGTCTTTGCTTACGTAAAGCAGAATGACATCCTGTACACCCTGTGCTTTAATCCTTGCTACTGTCGAATCATCTGTTCTACACTCGAGCCATTGTTTAAACGGGGCAAAGGATTCGAGGCACCACTGCCTAAAACTGTCTCTGATCTGTTTTCAAATTACATCGCTAGCCTTTTAAACCGGTGGGGATGCAGCGTTGAAAACCGAGGCGTACTTTTACAAAAAATCGGCGCGATGGCTTATGAGGGAGTGTGCAAGAAAAAGCTGGTATTTTATGCTGATGATTTCCGTCGCCACCATCTCGAGCCTTCACAGTTCACCTCCGGGTTTATGATGGAAATCCTGGATGAAGATCCCTCATCCAAGGCTGCTGTCCACACGTTCCCTCACCTCACCATCCAGGAGTTTCTCGCGGCTCTCTCATTCCTTCTGAAGTCACCTCCAGAGGGTATAAAAACCATTTTGAATAAAGCGTACGGTAATAGTGGTGGTCGGTTTGAGATATTTCTACGTTTCCTTATTGGTCTCTCCTCGTCGTCTTCTGCTCAGCAGCTACAAGAGAAGTTGGGTCTCTTTCTTGAAAGTTCAACCCTGCAGGTCAAAGATTGGCTGAAAGCGCAGCTGGAAGAAGATTTCAAAAACGTGCACAGTGAGTGGAGAAAAAGAAAACTTCTGAACACGTTCTATCTCCTGTATGAATCTCAGGACAGGAAGCTGATGCGAGAGATAATCGGATCAAAGAACACAACTGACTTTAGCGGTGTTCCATTAAATCTGATGGACTGCAGAGTACTGGCGACAGTCCTGGAGCCCTGTGAAATGATCGAGGAACTGAACTTAGTTTACTGTGGGATTGAAGATGACCAAATCCAGAGGATTCTACCAGTGCTCCACAAGTGTAAAACGCTCAG TTATTTTAAAACTGCAAACCCTGATTCGGAACTGAAGCACCACCACCAGCAATCAGCT GGTAAACAGAGTTCAAGAGGTTTTACTCCGTATCTGACTGTGTTACACCTGATCCAGGGAAAACCGAGTTCAGGGAGGTTTACTCCGTATCGGACTGTGTTGCACCTGATCCTCATTAAACAGAGTTCAAGGAGGTTTACTCCGTATCTGACTGCGTCATCTTTGATCCAG ttatctaccagtactgccactttcagggacct ACTAACCGACAATAACCTGAAAGATTCAGGAGTGATTCGACTCTGGGAAGCACTGGAGAAACCTGATTGTAAAATAGAAACACTGGA GCTGAACAATAACCGTCTCACAGATGTTTGTATCGAGGGACTCTGCTCCGCACTCGAAGGAAACCAATCACTGAGCGCATTAGATCTCAATTCAGATGTAAATATCCGCGAAAGGGCAAATTGCTTCACATTTAGTTCATTTTCACAGCTCGAGAACCTCGTGGCACAAAGAAAGAATCTAAAGCTGATCCGGTAA
- the LOC137313918 gene encoding guanine nucleotide exchange factor subunit RIC1-like encodes SILPSILPSIHPSIHPSILSIHPSILPSFLPSFHPSIHPSIHPSIL; translated from the exons tccatccttccatccatccttccatccatccacccatccatccatccatccatcctt tccatccatccatccatccttccatccttccttccatccttccatccatccatccacccatccatccatccatccatcctt